One genomic segment of Hordeum vulgare subsp. vulgare chromosome 2H, MorexV3_pseudomolecules_assembly, whole genome shotgun sequence includes these proteins:
- the LOC123429899 gene encoding uncharacterized protein LOC123429899: MQLYIVVTRLACIAFSTAAFVLAMAAPESQQFSFVVALKGSMLTQLSWTSMRMLYQAICWYFGEVHLDRIAPVLFNDMLVMLLAYGASCAGAASVLFLYHNLYCDTLGSMACPMYMAASVFGLVAAFFNTATTLRLLWARCSRHHED; the protein is encoded by the exons ATGCAGCTCTACATCGTGGTCACCAGGCTGGCCTGCATCGCATTCTCCACTGCCGCGTTTGTGCTCGCCATGGCCGCACCAGAGAGCCAGCAGTTCTCGTTTGTCGT GGCACTGAAGGGCAGTATGCTGACGCAGCTGAGTTGGACCTCGATGCGCATGCTGTACCAGGCCATCTGCTGGTACTTTGGAGAAGTCCACCTCGACCGTATTGCCCCCGTATTGTTCAACGACATG CTGGTTATGCTCCTTGCATATGGCGCGAGCTGTGCTGGAGCTGCTTCTGTTCTGTTCCTGTATCACAATCTCTACTGTGATACTCTGGGTTCGATGGCTTGTCCgatgtacatggctgcctcggtgtTCGGCCTCGTTGCCGCCTTCTTCAACACTGCCACTACGCTTCGGTTGCTTTGGGCAAGGTGTTCTCGCCACCACGAGGACTAG